One Curtobacterium sp. MCLR17_032 genomic window carries:
- a CDS encoding extracellular solute-binding protein, whose translation MTRKNRFAAAIAIAAGTALLATGCSSGGAADDGSGNGKVTMTFWHNSTTGPGKAYWADTVKAFEKKNPNVTIKIQAIQNEDLDGKLQTALNSGDGPDVFLQRGGGKLNAMINAGQLLDIKDSISADAKKSISAGTFSGYDAKDGTYAMPVAVLPEGIWYSKDLFEKAGITGTPTTMDELNDDIAKLKDSGVDPVAVGAKDAWPAAHWYYNFALRACSEKTLTGAAESLKFDNACWTKAGKDLEAFNDTKPFNDGFLTTAAQQGAGSSAGLLANHKAAMELMGAWDPGVISSLTPDAKPLPDLGWFPFPAVSGGKGDPKSMMGGVDGYSCTAKAPKKACTDFLNFIVQKDNQEGYYKAFQAIPVNQDAQSVVSESYLKTALAAYKDAPFVSQYLDTLYGQNVGNALNTSVVDVLAGKGNAKDIVTTTNQAAAKG comes from the coding sequence ATGACGAGGAAGAACAGGTTCGCGGCGGCCATCGCCATCGCAGCCGGCACCGCACTGCTCGCCACGGGCTGCTCGAGCGGCGGAGCCGCCGACGACGGCAGCGGCAACGGCAAGGTCACGATGACCTTCTGGCACAACTCCACCACCGGTCCGGGCAAGGCCTACTGGGCCGACACGGTCAAGGCGTTCGAGAAGAAGAACCCGAACGTCACGATCAAGATCCAGGCGATCCAGAACGAGGACCTGGACGGCAAGCTCCAGACCGCGCTGAACTCCGGCGACGGCCCCGACGTCTTCCTGCAGCGCGGTGGCGGCAAGCTCAACGCCATGATCAACGCCGGACAGCTGCTCGACATCAAGGACTCGATCAGCGCCGACGCCAAGAAGTCGATCAGCGCCGGCACGTTCTCGGGCTACGACGCGAAGGACGGCACCTACGCCATGCCCGTCGCCGTGCTCCCCGAGGGCATCTGGTACTCGAAGGACCTGTTCGAGAAGGCCGGCATCACGGGCACGCCCACCACGATGGACGAGCTCAACGACGACATCGCCAAGCTCAAGGACTCCGGCGTCGACCCGGTCGCCGTCGGTGCGAAGGACGCCTGGCCCGCCGCGCACTGGTACTACAACTTCGCCCTCCGCGCCTGCAGCGAGAAGACCCTGACCGGTGCCGCCGAGTCGCTGAAGTTCGACAACGCGTGCTGGACCAAGGCCGGCAAGGACCTCGAGGCCTTCAACGACACCAAGCCGTTCAACGACGGCTTCCTCACCACCGCCGCACAGCAGGGCGCCGGCAGCTCCGCCGGTCTCCTCGCCAACCACAAGGCGGCCATGGAACTCATGGGCGCGTGGGACCCGGGCGTGATCTCCTCCCTGACCCCGGACGCCAAGCCGCTGCCGGACCTCGGCTGGTTCCCGTTCCCCGCCGTGTCCGGCGGCAAGGGTGACCCCAAGTCGATGATGGGTGGCGTCGACGGCTACTCCTGCACCGCGAAGGCCCCGAAGAAGGCCTGCACCGACTTCCTCAACTTCATCGTGCAGAAGGACAACCAGGAGGGCTACTACAAGGCCTTCCAGGCGATCCCCGTCAACCAGGACGCCCAGTCCGTCGTGTCGGAGTCGTACCTGAAGACGGCGCTCGCCGCGTACAAGGACGCCCCCTTCGTGTCGCAGTACCTCGACACCCTCTACGGCCAGAACGTCGGCAACGCGCTGAACACCAGCGTCGTGGACGTCCTCGCCGGCAAGGGCAACGCCAAGGACATCGTCACCACCACCAACCAGGCTGCGGCCAAGGGCTGA